CCCCTCTCGTCAGAATGGCCCCACTGGTGCACCGCCGATGCGACTCCTCCACACCATGCTCCGGGTGGGCGATCTGGAGCGCTCCCTGCGCTTCTACACCGAGGTGCTGGGCATGAAGCTGCTGCGCCGCAAGGACTATCCCGGCGGCGCCTACACCCTGGCCTTTGTGGGCTACGGCGACGAGACGGACACCACCGTGCTCGAGCTCACCCACAACTGGGACACCAGCGCCTACGAGATCGGCACGGGGTTCGGCCATCTGGCCATCGGTGTCGATGACATCTACGCCACCTGCGCGGCGATCGCCGCCAAGGGCGGCCGGGTGGTCCGGGAGCCCGGCCCGAAGCAGCACGGCACCACCGTGCTCGCCTTCGTGGAGGATCCCGACGGCTACAAGGTGGAACTGATCCAGACGTCGTCCCCCTCCGATGCGCACTGATTCCCGCCTGCGTGACGACCGGGGCGCGGGGGGCGCTGCGGCCAGCCTCACCAGCGACCCCGACCGCTTCAGCGACGCCGCCTGGGATCTGCTGATCGCCTCCCAGGACCAGGCCCGCCGCTGGCGACACGGCGCCATGGACGTGGAGCACCT
This genomic stretch from Cyanobium gracile PCC 6307 harbors:
- the gloA gene encoding lactoylglutathione lyase; translated protein: MRLLHTMLRVGDLERSLRFYTEVLGMKLLRRKDYPGGAYTLAFVGYGDETDTTVLELTHNWDTSAYEIGTGFGHLAIGVDDIYATCAAIAAKGGRVVREPGPKQHGTTVLAFVEDPDGYKVELIQTSSPSDAH